One window of the Syngnathoides biaculeatus isolate LvHL_M chromosome 11, ASM1980259v1, whole genome shotgun sequence genome contains the following:
- the tapt1a gene encoding transmembrane anterior posterior transformation protein 1 homolog — translation MADASGTELSDEKEKEADTERKSKEQTRPWQDASKSGKVISSPLPETLGIYDIGADIRRVRRDHSPDTSLTHFICTELTRGYFLEHNEAKYTERRERVYTCLRIPKELEKLMIFGFFLCVDAFLYVFTLLPLRVLLALLRLLTLPCCGFSGTRLLQPAQVCDMLKGLILVLCFSMMHYVDYAMMYHLIRGQSVIKLYIIYNMLEVADRLFSSFGQDILDALYWTATEPKERKRDSIGVIPHFLMAVFYVFLHAILIMVQASTLNVAFNSHNKSLLTIMMSSNFVEIKGSVFKKFEKNNLFQMSNSDIKERFTSYVLMLIVCLRNMEQFSWNLEHLWVLFPDVFMVLTSEVAVDAIKHAFITKFNDITADVYSEYRASLAFDLVSSRQKNAYTDYSDSVARRMGFIPLPLAVLLSRVVMSSVKVRGALSYTCVLLFYLGLVTLKVLNSIVLLGKSCVYVKRANMEGKLFQKPHTAAPSSAKVPHSKADHATATKSSGDAKLSPNPPSVPPSSSPSPSSVTTQPAPRWDLPLPPVDSSASPPRRPPPVPEPQRPAPSPPREEQARGHEGSPEAPKKDLLEIDRFTICGNRID, via the exons ATGGCGGACGCGTCGGGGACGGAGCTGTCAGacgagaaagagaaagaagcgGACACTGAGCGCAAAAGCAAGGAACAGACGCGACCGTGGCAGGATGCGAGCAAGTCGGGGAAAGTCATTTCTTCTCCCCTACCCGAGACTTTGGGCATTTACGACATCGGCGCTGACATCAGGCGCGTGCGAAGGGACCACTCGCCAG ATACGTCCCTGACGCACTTCATCTGCACGGAGCTGACCCGAGGCTACTTCCTCGAGCACAACGAGGCCAAGTACACCGAGCGTCGGGAGAGGGTGTACACGTGCTTGCGCATCCCGAAGGAGCTGGAGAAG CTGATGATCTTTGGCTTCTTCCTGTGCGTGGACGCTTTCCTGTACGTGTTTACGCTGCTGCCCCTCAGGGTGCTGCTGGCCCTGCTCCGCCTCCTCACCCTGCCCTGCTGTGGCTTCAG CGGGACGAGGCTGCTGCAGCCGGCTCAGGTGTGCGACATGCTGAAAGGCCTCATCCTGGTGCTGTGCTTCTCCATGATGCACTACGTGGACTACGCCATGATGTACCACCTGATCAGAGGGCAGTCTGTCATTAAGCTCTACATCATCTACAACATGCTGGAG GTTGCAGATCGCCTCTTCTCCTCCTTCGGCCAAGACATCCTGGATGCTCTCTACTGGACTGCCACAGAGCCCAAAGAGCGCAAGAGGGACAGCATCGGGGTCATCCCTCACTTCCTCATGGCTGTCTTTTATGTTT TCCTCCACGCCATCCTCATCATGGTCCAAGCCTCCACGCTAAACGTGGCTTTCAACTCGCATAACAAGTCCCTGCTCACAATCATGATGTCCAGCAAC TTTGTGGAAATCAAAGGCAGCGTATTTAAGAAGTTTGAGAAGAACAACTTGTTCCAAATGTCCAACAGCG ATATCAAGGAGCGCTTCACCAGTTACGTTCTCATGCTCATCGTGTGTCTGAGGAACATGGAGCAGTTCTCATGGAACCTGG AGCACCTGTGGGTGTTGTTCCCTGACGTCTTCATGGTGCTCACCTCCGAAGTGGCCGTGGACGCCATCAAGCACGCCTTCATCACCAAGTTCAACGACATCACAGCAGAT GTTTACAGTGAATACAGAGCCAGCCTGGCCTTTGATCTCGTGAGCAGTCGACAGAAGAAT GCTTACACCGACTACAGCGACTCCGTGGCCCGCCGGATGGGCTTCATCCCGCTCCCTTTGGCCGTGCTC CTCAGCCGGGTGGTCATGAGTTCAGTCAAGGTGCGAGGAGCGCTGTCATACACTTGTGTGCTTCTCTTTTATCTCGG GCTGGTCACACTGAAGGTGCTGAACAGCATCGTGCTGCTAGGCAAATCATGCGTGTACGTCAAGAGGGCCAACATGGAGGGCAAACTGTTCCAGAAGCCCCACACCGCGGCACCCTCTTCGGCGAAGGTCCCGCACAGCAAAGCCGACCACGCCACGGCTACAAAATCCTCAG GGGACGCCAAGCTGAGCCCGAATCCGCCCTCCgtccctccttcctcctcacCCTCCCCTTCTTCGGTGACCACTCAGCCGGCGCCGAGATGGGACCTTCCTCTACCTCCCGTCGACTCCTCGGCGTCTCCCCCTCGCCGGCCGCCCCCCGTGCCCGAACCCCAGCGACCGGCTCCTTCGCCCCCCAGAGAGGAGCAGGCGCGCGGGCACGAGGGGAGCCCCGAGGCTCCCAAAAAGGACCTCCTGGAGATCGACCGCTTCACCATCTGCGGAAACCGCATCGACTGA